A stretch of Pseudoclavibacter chungangensis DNA encodes these proteins:
- a CDS encoding aspartate ammonia-lyase, protein MAEQQEFRVERDSLGEKEIPADAYWGIHTARAVENFAISRRPISVYPDLIRAYAQVKQAAARANREIGVLDAERAELIDRAAQDIVDGKLLDQFIVGVIQGGAGTSTNMNVNEVIANRALELAGRPFGDYEYMSVNDHVNRSQSTNDTYPSAVKLGLVHSVDRLVQEYTLLQDSFRQKGREFKHVLKIGRTQLQDAVPMTLGQEFNGFATTVGEDIERLRDIKPLLLELNLGATAIGTGITADPAYAPAVIRHLREITGYDSLVTATDLIEATSDTGVFMSLSGAMKRTAMKLSKICNDLRLLSSGPQAGLGEINLPARQAGSSIMPGKVNPVIPEAVNQVAFVIAGADVTVSMASEAGQLQLNAFEPVMLHSLMQNSTWLRRAARTLRVNCIDGITANEAKLADQVSSSVGVVTALTPFIGYTEAAKLAKEALLSKASIADLVVERGLLNRERVDAILQPAILSGDVTETSAIPVLSPELIRSMQSELDAADLDDLRS, encoded by the coding sequence ATGGCCGAGCAGCAGGAATTTCGCGTCGAGCGCGACTCGCTGGGGGAGAAGGAGATCCCCGCGGACGCGTACTGGGGGATCCACACGGCGCGAGCCGTGGAGAACTTCGCCATCAGCCGCCGTCCGATCAGCGTCTATCCGGACCTGATCCGCGCCTATGCGCAGGTGAAGCAGGCGGCAGCGCGCGCGAACCGTGAGATCGGGGTCCTCGATGCCGAGCGGGCCGAGCTCATCGACCGCGCGGCGCAGGACATCGTCGACGGGAAGCTGCTCGACCAGTTCATCGTCGGGGTCATCCAGGGCGGTGCGGGCACGAGCACGAACATGAACGTGAACGAGGTCATCGCGAACCGAGCGCTCGAACTCGCGGGGCGCCCGTTCGGCGACTACGAGTACATGTCGGTCAACGATCACGTCAACCGCTCCCAGTCGACGAACGACACCTATCCGAGTGCCGTCAAGCTCGGTCTCGTCCACTCCGTCGACCGGCTCGTGCAGGAGTACACACTGCTGCAGGACTCGTTCCGGCAGAAGGGGCGCGAGTTCAAGCACGTCCTCAAGATCGGCCGGACGCAGCTCCAGGATGCCGTGCCGATGACGCTCGGGCAGGAGTTCAACGGCTTCGCGACGACGGTCGGCGAGGACATCGAGCGACTGCGCGACATCAAGCCGCTCCTGCTCGAACTCAACCTCGGTGCGACCGCGATCGGGACCGGCATCACCGCCGATCCGGCGTACGCCCCCGCCGTCATCCGGCACCTTCGCGAGATCACCGGCTACGACTCGCTCGTCACCGCGACCGACCTCATCGAGGCGACGAGCGACACTGGCGTGTTCATGTCGCTCTCGGGCGCCATGAAGCGCACCGCCATGAAGCTCTCGAAGATCTGCAACGACCTGCGTCTGCTCTCCTCGGGGCCGCAGGCCGGGCTCGGCGAGATCAACCTGCCCGCCCGTCAGGCCGGCTCGTCGATCATGCCCGGCAAGGTGAACCCCGTCATCCCGGAGGCCGTCAACCAGGTCGCGTTCGTGATCGCCGGTGCCGATGTGACGGTCTCGATGGCGTCCGAGGCGGGTCAGCTGCAGCTCAACGCGTTCGAGCCCGTCATGCTGCACTCGCTCATGCAGAACTCGACCTGGCTGCGTCGCGCGGCGCGCACGTTGCGCGTCAACTGCATCGACGGGATCACCGCGAACGAGGCGAAACTTGCCGACCAGGTGTCGTCTTCCGTCGGCGTCGTGACGGCGCTCACGCCGTTCATCGGGTACACGGAGGCCGCGAAGCTCGCGAAGGAGGCGCTCCTGTCGAAGGCGTCGATCGCGGACCTCGTCGTCGAGCGGGGACTGCTCAACCGTGAGCGCGTCGACGCGATCCTGCAGCCCGCGATCCTGTCGGGTGACGTGACCGAGACGAGCGCGATCCCGGTGCTGTCGCCCGAGCTCATCCGCAGCATGCAGAGCGAACTCGACGCGGCCGACCTCGACGACCTGCGGTCCTGA
- a CDS encoding PrsW family intramembrane metalloprotease has translation MTSPAADRAIARPPIRKMPRVWGAVVGVAVVFALIVVAWLLVNLQAAAVFMAIPALVPLGLVLTAVWWLDRWEPEPRILLALALLYGAGASVVGTYITGNFMLDVASRHLSTQGQVDSFSVLVQGPVTEELVKGIGLLLIVLIARREFNGPVDGFIYAAMIGAGFAFTENIIYFANSGGTGLEFVWLLVVRGILSPFAHVLFTGLTGMALGWATRRGGALRLTGAFVAGLIGAVIAHAFWNGGSVIVLPLLGVDPSNPFGWIIFYAVVQVPVFLATAWLLLRLVDDDRARTAHRLSEYERAGWFTPGEVKMLVDWDTRVRALRWARGQGRQVHHALSSFIVEATRLAYARERASVNKRDPDRRVVEREHLEQVRYWRERLRTSTARGGAGVPARTAGRPDGAGGHAAHGTTDGSAGHR, from the coding sequence ATGACGAGCCCCGCAGCCGATCGCGCCATCGCGCGTCCGCCGATCCGGAAGATGCCGCGAGTCTGGGGAGCGGTCGTCGGCGTCGCCGTCGTGTTCGCGCTCATCGTCGTCGCCTGGCTGCTCGTCAATCTGCAGGCGGCGGCGGTGTTCATGGCGATCCCGGCGCTCGTGCCGCTCGGTCTCGTGCTCACGGCCGTCTGGTGGCTCGATCGGTGGGAGCCCGAACCGCGCATCCTGCTCGCGCTCGCACTCCTCTACGGCGCCGGGGCCTCGGTCGTGGGGACGTACATCACGGGCAACTTCATGCTCGACGTCGCATCGCGGCACCTCAGCACGCAGGGACAGGTCGACTCGTTCTCGGTGCTCGTGCAGGGGCCCGTGACGGAGGAGCTCGTGAAGGGCATCGGCCTGCTGCTCATCGTGCTCATCGCGCGTCGCGAGTTCAACGGTCCCGTGGACGGGTTCATCTACGCGGCCATGATCGGCGCGGGATTCGCGTTCACGGAGAACATCATCTATTTCGCGAACTCGGGGGGCACGGGGCTCGAGTTCGTGTGGCTGCTCGTCGTGCGCGGCATCCTCTCACCGTTCGCGCACGTGCTCTTCACGGGCCTCACGGGCATGGCGTTGGGCTGGGCGACGCGTCGAGGCGGCGCGCTCCGGCTTACGGGAGCGTTCGTGGCGGGCCTCATCGGTGCCGTCATCGCGCACGCGTTCTGGAACGGTGGCAGCGTCATCGTGCTGCCGCTGCTCGGCGTCGACCCGAGTAATCCGTTCGGCTGGATCATCTTCTACGCGGTCGTCCAGGTGCCCGTGTTCCTCGCGACGGCCTGGCTCCTCCTGCGGCTGGTCGACGATGACCGGGCACGCACGGCGCACCGTCTCAGCGAGTACGAGCGCGCCGGCTGGTTCACGCCCGGCGAGGTCAAGATGCTCGTCGACTGGGACACGCGCGTGCGAGCGCTGCGATGGGCTCGTGGGCAGGGGCGCCAGGTGCATCACGCACTGTCGAGCTTCATCGTGGAGGCGACCCGGCTCGCCTATGCGCGCGAGCGCGCGAGCGTCAACAAGCGCGACCCCGATCGTCGTGTCGTCGAACGCGAGCACCTCGAACAGGTGCGGTACTGGCGCGAGCGATTGCGCACGTCGACCGCGCGCGGCGGCGCTGGCGTCCCGGCGCGCACGGCGGGACGCCCTGACGGCGCGGGCGGGCATGCCGCACACGGCACGACGGACGGTTCCGCGGGCCACCGATGA
- a CDS encoding PrsW family intramembrane metalloprotease, protein MTGEQMAWNDGQDQDGPHGRGRSAAGDTAPSGAPGHGQQQPAQPQYGQQPQHAQQAQYGQQAQYGQQAQYGQQAQYGQQAQYGQQPQHGQQPQHGQQPQHGQQPQHGQQAQYGQQPQYGQQPQYGQQPQYGQQAQYGQQPQYGQQPQHGQQPQHGQRPQHGQQVQHGQQPQYGQQVQHGRLSDVAQQPQIDHPGVGGHHGHPAQAYPQMQSPNGPARWSGAPIPAPAPVAPVFFRPLPRRANTRMIVVSIVIMAVAFVPIALVFVLAGYQSGPGPLLVALVAAILPLAVVWFVVWFIDRWEPEPPLMLFGALAWGGGIACGAVLLFGLLRQLVLPGIPEWWGSVAEAPVFEEFWKGLGVLVLCLVARRHVNGPNDGLVLGALAGAGFAFTENVLYFSSSLEQDAGGFIVQFVVRGIALPLLHPLCTSLTGYAIGLASQRGGVGRIIGFFFIGLAPAIFVHFLWNVGVTIIASVNSTVGGIIGGYLVYFLVVMVPIFVVWILVLVRQARRDRRILRERLVDYADAGWFSPQEVGMLTTMAGRSAARSWARRQGPDVARAMREFIVDASRLAHVRDAIVKRSDRGSALADESDLLREIVASRVRLTRAQAPAAPMPH, encoded by the coding sequence ATGACAGGGGAGCAGATGGCCTGGAACGACGGGCAGGACCAGGACGGACCACACGGTCGAGGTCGCTCCGCGGCCGGTGACACCGCGCCTTCCGGAGCGCCGGGCCACGGGCAACAGCAGCCCGCGCAGCCGCAGTACGGTCAGCAGCCGCAACACGCTCAGCAGGCCCAGTACGGTCAGCAGGCGCAGTACGGTCAGCAGGCGCAGTACGGTCAGCAGGCGCAGTACGGTCAGCAGGCGCAGTACGGTCAGCAGCCGCAGCACGGTCAGCAGCCGCAGCACGGTCAGCAGCCGCAGCACGGTCAGCAGCCGCAGCACGGTCAGCAGGCGCAGTACGGTCAGCAGCCGCAGTACGGTCAGCAGCCGCAGTACGGTCAGCAGCCGCAGTACGGTCAGCAGGCGCAGTACGGTCAGCAGCCGCAGTACGGTCAGCAGCCGCAGCACGGTCAGCAGCCGCAGCACGGTCAGCGGCCGCAGCACGGTCAGCAGGTCCAGCACGGTCAGCAGCCGCAGTACGGTCAGCAGGTCCAGCACGGTCGACTCTCCGACGTCGCCCAGCAGCCGCAGATCGATCATCCCGGGGTCGGCGGGCACCACGGGCACCCCGCTCAGGCGTACCCGCAGATGCAATCGCCCAACGGACCGGCCCGGTGGAGCGGCGCGCCGATACCCGCCCCGGCACCGGTCGCACCGGTCTTCTTCCGGCCGCTCCCGCGGCGGGCGAACACCCGCATGATCGTCGTCTCGATCGTCATCATGGCCGTCGCGTTCGTCCCGATCGCGCTCGTGTTCGTGCTCGCGGGGTATCAATCGGGCCCCGGGCCGCTCCTCGTCGCACTCGTCGCCGCGATCCTGCCGCTCGCGGTCGTGTGGTTCGTCGTGTGGTTCATCGATCGGTGGGAACCCGAGCCACCGCTCATGCTCTTCGGGGCGCTCGCGTGGGGCGGGGGGATCGCGTGCGGGGCCGTCCTGTTGTTCGGACTCCTGCGCCAGCTCGTCCTCCCCGGCATTCCGGAGTGGTGGGGGTCTGTGGCCGAGGCCCCGGTGTTCGAGGAGTTCTGGAAGGGGCTCGGCGTGCTCGTGCTGTGTCTCGTCGCACGGCGCCACGTGAACGGCCCCAACGACGGTCTCGTCCTGGGCGCACTCGCGGGGGCGGGGTTCGCGTTCACCGAGAACGTGCTCTATTTCTCGAGCTCGCTCGAGCAGGACGCGGGCGGCTTCATCGTCCAGTTCGTCGTGCGAGGCATCGCCCTCCCGCTCCTGCACCCACTGTGTACCTCGCTCACGGGCTACGCGATCGGTCTCGCCTCGCAGCGCGGTGGCGTCGGGCGCATCATCGGCTTCTTCTTCATCGGTCTCGCGCCGGCGATCTTCGTCCACTTCTTGTGGAACGTCGGGGTCACGATCATCGCGAGCGTCAATTCCACCGTCGGTGGCATCATCGGCGGCTATCTCGTCTACTTCCTCGTCGTGATGGTGCCGATCTTCGTGGTGTGGATCCTCGTTCTCGTCCGGCAGGCGCGGCGGGACCGGCGCATCCTCCGCGAGCGACTCGTCGACTACGCCGATGCCGGTTGGTTCTCGCCCCAGGAGGTCGGCATGCTCACGACGATGGCCGGCCGCTCGGCCGCGCGTTCGTGGGCTCGGCGACAGGGCCCGGACGTCGCGCGGGCGATGCGTGAGTTCATCGTCGACGCGAGTCGGCTCGCACACGTCAGGGACGCCATCGTCAAGCGCTCGGACCGGGGGAGCGCGCTCGCCGACGAGAGCGATCTGCTGCGCGAGATCGTCGCGTCACGCGTTCGGCTCACGCGGGCGCAGGCCCCTGCGGCGCCCATGCCCCACTGA
- a CDS encoding FKBP-type peptidyl-prolyl cis-trans isomerase, producing MSETERTKPEIEFPEGPAPAELVIEDIIIGDGPEALASSTVKVHYLGVEYESGEEFDSSWSRGEPIDFPLAALVKGWQEGIPGMRVGGRRKLILTPSLAYGTAGGHPLSGKTLVFVIDLLGVR from the coding sequence ATGAGTGAAACCGAACGCACGAAGCCCGAGATCGAGTTCCCCGAGGGGCCCGCCCCCGCAGAGCTCGTCATCGAGGACATCATCATCGGTGACGGCCCCGAGGCGCTCGCGTCCTCGACCGTCAAGGTGCACTACCTCGGTGTCGAGTACGAGTCGGGCGAGGAGTTCGACTCGTCCTGGAGCCGGGGCGAGCCGATCGACTTCCCCCTCGCCGCGCTCGTGAAGGGCTGGCAGGAGGGCATTCCCGGCATGCGCGTGGGTGGCCGCCGCAAGCTGATCCTCACGCCGAGCCTCGCCTACGGCACGGCCGGTGGACACCCGCTCTCGGGCAAGACCCTCGTCTTCGTCATCGATCTGCTCGGCGTCCGCTGA
- the rpsO gene encoding 30S ribosomal protein S15 — translation MALSPDVKKAIIDEYATHPGDTGSPEVQVAILSTRIKDLTEHLKSHKHDHHSRRGLLLLVGQRRRLLGYLADVDIERYRSLIERLGLRR, via the coding sequence ATGGCACTGAGCCCGGACGTCAAGAAGGCCATCATCGATGAGTACGCGACGCACCCCGGTGACACCGGTTCGCCCGAGGTCCAGGTCGCGATCCTGTCGACGCGCATCAAGGACCTGACGGAGCACCTCAAGTCGCACAAGCACGATCACCACTCGCGCCGCGGCCTGCTCCTGCTGGTCGGTCAGCGTCGTCGACTGCTCGGCTACCTCGCCGACGTCGACATCGAGCGGTACCGTTCGCTCATCGAGCGACTCGGTCTGCGCCGATAG
- the ppk2 gene encoding polyphosphate kinase 2, protein MTSDDHTSDIPADEPEQPGSAGFTVDTSGTPDNTPEVDELAELRGGDAFGDEWRHDYPYDKKLSRRAYEKQKRLLQIELLKLQTHVKETGQKVVIIFEGRDAAGKGGAIKRFMEHLNPRGARTVALEKPTEKEQTQWYFQRYVEHLPAAGEIVLFDRSWYNRAGVERVMGYCTPTEYLEFTRSAPEFERMLVHSGITIVKFWFSVGREEQFRRFAARRDDPVRQWKLSPTDLASLDKWDEYTEAKEAMFFYTDIAESPWTVVRSNDKKRARLEAMRHVLAQFDYPAKDTHLVGAPDPLLVGSPRTIYDQGERPTGEFPVTSELVGDRPSA, encoded by the coding sequence ATGACGAGTGACGATCACACGAGCGACATCCCGGCCGACGAGCCGGAGCAACCGGGGTCCGCGGGCTTCACGGTGGACACGTCCGGTACGCCGGACAACACGCCGGAGGTCGACGAGCTCGCCGAGCTCCGCGGCGGCGACGCCTTCGGCGACGAGTGGCGCCACGACTACCCGTACGACAAGAAGCTCTCGCGCCGCGCGTACGAGAAGCAGAAGCGCCTGCTGCAGATCGAGCTGCTGAAGCTGCAGACCCACGTGAAGGAGACGGGCCAGAAGGTCGTCATCATCTTCGAGGGGCGCGACGCGGCGGGCAAGGGCGGCGCGATCAAGCGGTTCATGGAGCACCTGAACCCGCGTGGCGCGCGCACGGTCGCGCTCGAGAAGCCGACCGAGAAGGAACAGACGCAGTGGTACTTCCAGCGCTACGTCGAGCACCTGCCCGCGGCGGGGGAGATCGTCCTGTTCGACCGCTCCTGGTACAACCGCGCCGGGGTCGAGCGCGTCATGGGCTACTGCACGCCGACTGAGTACCTCGAGTTCACGCGGTCGGCGCCCGAGTTCGAGCGCATGCTCGTCCACTCCGGCATCACGATCGTCAAGTTCTGGTTCTCCGTCGGCCGCGAGGAGCAGTTCCGTCGCTTCGCCGCGCGTCGTGACGACCCGGTCCGGCAGTGGAAGCTGAGCCCCACCGACCTCGCCTCGCTCGACAAGTGGGACGAGTACACCGAGGCGAAGGAGGCGATGTTCTTCTACACCGACATCGCCGAGTCGCCGTGGACGGTCGTCCGCTCGAACGACAAGAAGCGGGCGCGGCTCGAGGCCATGCGTCACGTCCTCGCGCAGTTCGACTACCCCGCGAAGGACACCCACCTCGTCGGTGCGCCCGATCCGCTGCTCGTCGGATCGCCCCGCACCATCTACGACCAGGGTGAGCGCCCCACGGGCGAGTTCCCGGTCACGAGCGAGCTCGTCGGCGACCGCCCGTCGGCCTGA